The genome window AGGCTAAATTTACTTTCTTATACTATTGTTCCCTAAGTCGAAATTAAGATAAACATTTCTGTACATTAGTCATCACCTCAAAGTTTCTTTAGGCGTAATATTGCCAAATTTAATAAATTTATTAAATAAACGGTTCATTTCGAAGGTTAGGATAAAAATTTTTTTGATATATATGATGAAGATAAATTGATTGGATTGGAGGCGGACGGAAATCAACAACACTTTATGGTAATTATTGTATAAAATCAAAAAAGCTGAACTAATTTTGTCTATTAGTTCAGCTTAATTTTGAGTATTAAACTATTAATTTGTAATTGTCGTGGTTTTTGTAGCTATAATTTTACCGTCTTTATCATACGCTACAAATTCAATCTCATTATTAACTTTGAAGTCCTGCATTGTTTGCACTGGTTTTGTTAACATGTAGACATTATCACTACGCTTTTTCAATTCAAATTGCGCATCTCCACTTAAAGAAGGGAAACGTACATTAATCTTTGCAACATTTGAGCAATTACCATCGATTCTTGCATTCATTGTAATATTGCCTTTGCGTAGAGTTACTGTAGCTTCTTCAAATAAATCTTCAGGATTCACGCAACTTGAAGGCGCAGTTTTGCATAAAATCGCATCAATAATTTTTTGGAAAACTTGATGTAATTGTAAGTTATCGATTGCGTGGTAATAAATACCACCAGTATCTGCAGCCAATTGCGTTAACATTGCATCATTGACTTGTGATTTTTTACCCATACTTACAGTGTAAACCTTAACGCCTTGCTTTTTCGCATCGTTCAGCACTTTTGTCATTTTCGATTTACTTGTTTTACCATCTGATACGACAATAATAGCTTTTGAGGTTTTCGAGTCATTTGAGAATTTAGACAGTGCGATTTCTATACCTGCAAAAATATCTGTGGCACCCTTCTCTTTCGATGCTTTATAAAGATCTTTTTTCAATACATTGTCTGTACTGCCTTCTCCAAGAACAGTAGCTTTTGTATTTGTTTCAATAACAATATTATTTTTAGCCTTAATTTGATTGATTACTTCCATCATTTTTTTACCACGGTAATTTGTTTGGTCAGTAGCTTTCATGGAAGCAGAGTAATCAACTACGTATGCGACTTCTGTTGCTAAAGAACAAGAATTTTTACTAAAGTAAGGATTTGTGAAAATATCCTTCGTTATTGTTTTATCTTTTAAATCCTTCAATATTGTGGCATAACGAGGATCTATTTTATTTACCAATGTTGCTTCAGCTTTAGATTTCCCATAAATAACTGAGTCAAAGTACGCTACAGCTGTACCTGGGCTTCCAGTATTATTTAAATAATCCGAAGTATTTGTTACGAATGAAGCTGTTTTCTCAACACCGTCAAATTTAATTTTTACTGTTCCTTGGTAATCAGTAATAATTTCTCCACCTGGTCTCACTAATGTAACCATTACTTTCGTGTAACGATCTTTACCAGATGGTCTTGATGCTGCTTCCGCACTTTCCTTTAATGCTTCCACTCGTTTTTTATAGGCTTCTACTTGACCAAGTAATTTACCACCTTGGTATTTTAATAATACAGTTCGATCATAGTTACTTAAGCTTGTGAAAATAGCATAAATTTTCATGACACTGTCATAATGCTCGAGTGTTAGTTTTTTTTCATCTGGCATATAGCTCATAAGTTGAATAATAGCACCAACTGGGTTAATGTTCTCAACCTGTGAGGCAATCGCATCATCAATTCCTTGAATACGATAAATTGGACGCCCATCATCTGAAATCATATACATAATTTCAATCGTATCATTAACCGAATCCTCTAAACGTTTTTCAACAATCTCTTCGAACAGCCAAACTGAAATATTATAGTTTTCAAACTGTAAAATGGCATTTTCATAGCCTAATGCAGGGTATTTTTTATCACTGCCACCATATTGTAAATA of Lysinibacillus agricola contains these proteins:
- a CDS encoding vWA domain-containing protein, translating into MTYAKKAFLSLLCFVLVLMTATPAVTHAATTIQDVPTNNSKYKAISWAVDNDLLSLNSANKFLPNEQITERELVVMFAKLDRNYALTYNDSVAYNFYSDFYLPFNGTYTAANRSKAVTRGQFARLYAAFKGLDLDEPQAVQYLYTNDISTGNTGKKTFADFNPSTKLTRGDSAEFLYRGVQNDNFAVLGLKRTAAGRDNDKITLPPSFMGSSNTEFEEPKDNNNDFTGPEYVNNALQSIDVEKPDLIANDQDSTLITVSLKACNGDPIPDDKSYTFRVTSSYGAKIVDTSGEAVRNVQSDGSTVSAIVIAPKLTKSVRDTISFELINNTDPGMKCLVGEKLNAQVRYSPQPEMRIDYQVYDPANTDDENGNVTPPYVPYEKLPEFFTENIVNVHWIDREEKLFSIGQQTNVTNALGNVENIYLQYGGSDKKYPALGYENAILQFENYNISVWLFEEIVEKRLEDSVNDTIEIMYMISDDGRPIYRIQGIDDAIASQVENINPVGAIIQLMSYMPDEKKLTLEHYDSVMKIYAIFTSLSNYDRTVLLKYQGGKLLGQVEAYKKRVEALKESAEAASRPSGKDRYTKVMVTLVRPGGEIITDYQGTVKIKFDGVEKTASFVTNTSDYLNNTGSPGTAVAYFDSVIYGKSKAEATLVNKIDPRYATILKDLKDKTITKDIFTNPYFSKNSCSLATEVAYVVDYSASMKATDQTNYRGKKMMEVINQIKAKNNIVIETNTKATVLGEGSTDNVLKKDLYKASKEKGATDIFAGIEIALSKFSNDSKTSKAIIVVSDGKTSKSKMTKVLNDAKKQGVKVYTVSMGKKSQVNDAMLTQLAADTGGIYYHAIDNLQLHQVFQKIIDAILCKTAPSSCVNPEDLFEEATVTLRKGNITMNARIDGNCSNVAKINVRFPSLSGDAQFELKKRSDNVYMLTKPVQTMQDFKVNNEIEFVAYDKDGKIIATKTTTITN